From the Clostridiales bacterium FE2011 genome, one window contains:
- a CDS encoding sortase, whose product MKKLFAWILALLLLVVVIGHFLYPVLSDQLARRRDAEMMQEYREKTSAMGKEQREKLFAEAAEWNAGLEEIRMEDIFTAGNTRTTRDYQNHMNVHSGIIAELVIPDIGTSLPVYHLSTETPATRNLVHVDVSSLPADESRENIVLAGPGVLKADGLLGDVGLTDDRMLEDLDRLIPGNLLILNVLDRTMVYRVKGVQMLSPAGLKELDLTPDEGEEKLTLVSQRKDQRLLVQAERIPIREARTLLAENDQATFPSNWQNVLLLGCPVLIAGLLVLWIIELIRGRFYRLPDEGKREDPEQLEKTLESMDQISNEINEVGET is encoded by the coding sequence ATGAAAAAACTGTTTGCCTGGATTCTGGCCCTTTTGCTGCTGGTCGTCGTCATAGGGCATTTCCTGTATCCTGTGTTGTCTGATCAGCTGGCCCGGCGCCGTGACGCGGAGATGATGCAGGAATACCGGGAAAAGACCTCGGCCATGGGCAAAGAGCAGCGTGAAAAACTGTTTGCGGAAGCGGCGGAATGGAACGCGGGGCTGGAAGAAATCCGGATGGAAGACATCTTCACAGCTGGAAATACAAGAACAACCCGGGATTACCAGAACCACATGAACGTCCATTCCGGCATCATCGCGGAACTGGTCATCCCGGATATCGGTACTTCACTGCCGGTGTATCATTTGAGTACTGAAACGCCGGCAACCCGGAACCTGGTACACGTGGACGTAAGCTCCCTGCCGGCGGACGAAAGCCGCGAGAATATCGTACTTGCGGGTCCCGGGGTGCTGAAGGCTGATGGATTGCTTGGGGATGTTGGCCTGACAGATGACCGGATGCTGGAGGATCTGGACAGGTTGATCCCAGGAAACCTGTTAATACTGAATGTGCTGGACCGGACAATGGTCTACCGGGTTAAAGGCGTTCAGATGCTGTCTCCCGCCGGACTGAAAGAACTGGATCTGACACCGGACGAAGGGGAGGAGAAGCTGACGCTGGTTTCCCAGCGGAAGGATCAACGGCTGCTGGTTCAGGCGGAGCGGATTCCGATCCGGGAAGCCAGGACGTTACTGGCAGAGAACGATCAGGCCACCTTCCCGTCAAACTGGCAGAATGTATTGCTGCTGGGGTGTCCTGTTCTGATCGCGGGACTGCTGGTGCTGTGGATTATTGAACTGATCCGGGGACGGTTCTACCGACTCCCCGATGAAGGGAAAAGGGAAGACCCGGAACAGCTGGAGAAGACTTTGGAATCAATGGATCAGATTTCGAATGAAATCAACGAGGTAGGAGAGACATGA
- a CDS encoding sugar ABC transporter permease, with the protein MFFPGSKIYHTIPARRARTGVLFILPFIIGFLAFMVKPLAVSLQMSFSRYIINTGEMTYNGIYNYNYAFNTDPDFNKMLVDEISRMAINVIATLVMSFVIAVILNQKFKGRILCRIIFFLPVILSSGVLPGIETNSSSLNLLNSMSEAMGDSSGVNIAASIEDLLQVSGVGQGVFDVVFQMINSIYDIVMASGIQIIVFLSGLQSISPSLYEAADVEGCSAWESFWKITFPMVSPLLLVNCIYTIIDFFMKNNNQVMEHINNIYMNGVRMDLGIAAAESWIYFAVAIVFIGISAFIISRAVKSYE; encoded by the coding sequence ATGTTCTTCCCCGGCAGCAAGATCTATCATACGATTCCTGCCCGCCGTGCCCGCACCGGAGTATTATTTATCCTGCCTTTCATTATCGGCTTCCTCGCGTTCATGGTGAAACCGCTGGCGGTATCCCTGCAGATGAGCTTCAGCCGGTATATCATCAATACCGGTGAGATGACTTACAACGGCATTTACAACTACAACTATGCATTCAATACGGACCCGGATTTCAACAAGATGCTGGTAGATGAAATCAGCCGTATGGCCATCAACGTGATTGCCACGCTGGTTATGAGCTTCGTGATCGCCGTGATCCTGAACCAGAAATTCAAGGGCCGGATCCTCTGCCGGATTATCTTCTTCCTGCCGGTTATCCTGTCTTCCGGCGTGCTGCCCGGCATTGAAACCAACAGCAGCTCCCTGAACCTGCTCAACAGCATGTCGGAAGCAATGGGGGATTCATCGGGGGTCAACATAGCAGCTTCCATTGAGGATCTGCTGCAGGTATCCGGCGTCGGCCAGGGTGTGTTCGATGTCGTATTCCAGATGATCAACTCGATATACGACATCGTGATGGCCAGCGGTATCCAGATCATCGTATTCCTGTCCGGACTGCAGTCCATTTCCCCGTCGCTTTACGAGGCGGCGGATGTGGAAGGCTGCTCCGCATGGGAATCCTTCTGGAAAATCACTTTCCCGATGGTCAGCCCGCTGCTGCTGGTGAACTGCATCTACACGATCATTGACTTCTTCATGAAGAATAACAACCAGGTCATGGAGCATATCAACAACATCTATATGAACGGCGTCCGAATGGATCTGGGCATTGCGGCGGCTGAAAGCTGGATTTACTTTGCCGTTGCGATCGTCTTTATCGGCATCAGCGCTTTCATCATCTCAAGGGCGGTGAAATCCTATGAGTAA
- a CDS encoding carbohydrate ABC transporter permease → MSKDNTIFIGKNKSFKERNRRSGGYLMKRRIKEISISVTRALLMFGLCFMIISPMISRLSMSLMEEKDLYDTTIVLLPRNITLDNFTAVARATSMPTSMLNTLWISILSSICQVVACTLVAYGFARFEFPLKKFWFACVIALIIIPPQTIQSALYRTFTRFDLFGIITLFNGQPLNIRKSLWPYLMMCLTCMGLKDGLYIYMLRQYFKNVPESLEEAAYVDGCGTMHTFLKIMLPDAVPIIASCFLFSFVWQWTDLFYSRNFLSGYKLYAPELSSITDRMADELSKMAGTPVTPSAGRSLQLISIGVLFCCVPLIILYCFTQRTFVESLAMTGSKE, encoded by the coding sequence ATGAGTAAAGATAATACGATCTTTATCGGAAAGAATAAGAGCTTCAAGGAACGGAACCGCCGCAGCGGTGGCTACCTGATGAAGCGCAGGATCAAGGAGATCAGCATTTCCGTTACCCGGGCCCTGCTGATGTTCGGTCTCTGCTTTATGATCATTTCCCCGATGATCAGCCGTCTTTCCATGAGCCTGATGGAAGAGAAGGATCTGTACGATACCACGATCGTACTGCTGCCCCGGAATATTACGCTGGATAACTTTACGGCAGTGGCACGGGCAACATCCATGCCCACATCCATGCTCAATACCCTATGGATTTCTATCCTGAGCAGTATCTGCCAGGTTGTGGCCTGTACACTGGTGGCTTATGGATTTGCACGGTTTGAGTTTCCCCTGAAAAAGTTCTGGTTTGCCTGCGTCATTGCTTTGATTATCATTCCGCCGCAGACGATCCAGAGCGCCCTGTACCGCACGTTTACCCGTTTTGATCTTTTCGGCATTATTACACTGTTCAACGGTCAGCCGCTGAACATCCGTAAGTCCCTGTGGCCCTATCTGATGATGTGCCTGACCTGCATGGGACTGAAGGACGGCCTGTATATCTACATGCTGAGGCAGTATTTCAAGAATGTGCCGGAAAGTCTGGAAGAGGCAGCCTATGTGGATGGCTGCGGAACCATGCATACCTTCCTGAAGATCATGCTTCCGGACGCGGTGCCGATTATCGCCAGCTGTTTCCTGTTCAGCTTCGTGTGGCAATGGACGGATCTGTTCTATTCGCGGAATTTCCTGTCCGGATATAAGCTCTATGCGCCTGAACTGAGCTCGATTACAGACCGGATGGCGGACGAACTGTCCAAGATGGCGGGTACACCTGTGACGCCGTCCGCAGGACGTTCCCTGCAGCTGATCTCCATCGGCGTGCTGTTCTGCTGTGTTCCGCTGATCATTCTGTACTGTTTCACGCAGCGTACATTCGTGGAAAGCCTGGCTATGACAGGCTCCAAGGAATAA
- a CDS encoding carbohydrate ABC transporter substrate-binding protein: MKKIMALVLAALMVLGCCSFAAAEDIPEEYPEIIEGLDFGGATVYINDWYSSGERAEEPTEEQQAQYDYWDWLEETYNVKLVEIKLGDWDGMVAELQNIVSNKDNSELRIIGVSGGFCGPVLANGLFSEWTYGLENFNKATVDFMTIGGKCYGVCGGKFFEPRQCVFFNKKVLEDAGIKWEEIYDAQADGSWTWEKMESYMDAVKADKDNDGELDVFALTGNFDDGVVGLVVSNNGDFYEKTEEGKLVYSADSDNTLAALNRIQEWNRNYYRPYVNWDDYKQFWPEGNVAFLIGQSYEGFNGNDVVNNVEEWGCVCLPKGPAADAYTSAADNNVFGIPAVYDEETSLKLQQIYTLYRKNPVIDADEDAWATRLYELTDERAVEETYAYLRENGTIMNFNYIGDRNSTIGPNLTWGIMGGAASEQVEAARLAMEDMAAVFNGDKTQEQVDAEKAEREAAAAAAAEAAAEEAAEEPAAE; the protein is encoded by the coding sequence ATGAAGAAAATCATGGCTCTGGTATTGGCCGCTCTGATGGTTCTGGGCTGCTGCAGCTTCGCTGCTGCGGAAGACATTCCGGAAGAATATCCGGAAATCATCGAAGGCCTCGACTTCGGTGGCGCTACTGTGTATATCAATGACTGGTATTCTTCCGGTGAGCGCGCTGAAGAACCCACCGAAGAACAGCAGGCTCAGTATGACTACTGGGATTGGCTGGAAGAAACCTACAATGTGAAGCTCGTTGAAATCAAGCTGGGCGACTGGGACGGTATGGTTGCTGAACTGCAGAATATCGTTTCAAACAAGGATAACAGCGAACTGCGCATCATCGGCGTGTCCGGCGGCTTCTGTGGCCCCGTGCTCGCGAACGGTCTGTTCTCTGAATGGACCTACGGCCTTGAGAACTTCAACAAGGCGACGGTTGACTTCATGACCATCGGCGGCAAGTGCTACGGCGTTTGCGGCGGCAAGTTCTTCGAGCCCCGTCAGTGCGTGTTCTTCAACAAGAAGGTTCTGGAAGACGCCGGCATCAAGTGGGAAGAAATCTATGACGCTCAGGCTGACGGAAGCTGGACCTGGGAAAAGATGGAAAGCTACATGGACGCTGTGAAGGCCGACAAGGATAACGACGGTGAACTCGACGTCTTTGCCCTGACCGGTAACTTCGACGACGGTGTTGTGGGCCTGGTAGTCAGCAACAACGGCGACTTCTATGAGAAGACCGAAGAAGGCAAACTGGTTTACTCCGCTGACAGCGACAACACCCTGGCAGCTCTGAACCGCATCCAGGAGTGGAACCGCAACTACTATCGTCCCTACGTCAACTGGGATGACTATAAGCAGTTCTGGCCGGAAGGCAACGTTGCTTTCCTGATTGGTCAGTCCTATGAAGGCTTCAACGGCAACGACGTCGTGAACAACGTCGAAGAGTGGGGCTGCGTCTGCTTGCCCAAGGGACCTGCTGCTGATGCCTACACCAGCGCTGCTGACAACAACGTGTTCGGTATTCCCGCCGTGTACGACGAGGAGACCTCTCTGAAGCTCCAGCAGATCTACACCCTGTATCGGAAGAACCCCGTCATCGACGCGGATGAAGATGCATGGGCCACCCGCCTGTACGAACTGACCGATGAGCGCGCTGTCGAAGAGACCTACGCTTATCTGCGTGAGAACGGCACCATCATGAACTTCAACTACATCGGAGACCGCAACAGCACCATCGGCCCGAACCTGACCTGGGGCATCATGGGCGGCGCTGCTTCCGAGCAGGTTGAAGCTGCACGTCTGGCCATGGAAGATATGGCTGCTGTGTTCAACGGCGATAAGACTCAGGAACAGGTTGACGCTGAAAAGGCCGAGCGCGAAGCCGCTGCTGCCGCTGCTGCTGAAGCCGCTGCTGAAGAAGCTGCTGAAGAACCCGCTGCTGAATAA
- a CDS encoding ABC transporter substrate-binding protein — MRRLIAMLAAGILLFSGISACAQAPALTYPDRDYEELVVGNPTRMDGKFFTGMWGNATTDIDVRTLVHAYYLVEWGYDSGFLRANPVVASAQGVFEDSKGIRIYRFQLADDLYYSDGTEITAWDYAFSVLFQAAPEIAELGGCPMDLSYLEGYEEYISGEVSYLSGVRVTDDRMIEFRVKPEALPYFFEMYRMGFLPYPIHEIAPGCKVYDDGQGIYIGNEDPDVKEKIFCTELLEATVMDPENGYLSHPTVGSGPYVLTSWDGETCTFEINPYFKGNAEGFKPTIPKLRFTLAKDEDMIEKLEADEFQLLNKVVRRDTITKGIELVSSGKGYTLTNYPRIGLSFIVFTPDRPAVQEKNVRQAIAYCMDKKALQNEYTYLYGIPVDGMLGIGQWMYGMVKGTEDYPETLPDDPTPDEEEAYDARIEQWESLSLDGVKHYELDVERASRLLDAVGWTMNENGQRFAAGRDDVRCKKVQGELLKLDLTLAYPESNEMAEAMEAWFVEPLKQAGIRLTLVPMTMNDLVHAYHDRDIEGIDMFYVADDFNIEFDPQLFFLAGDPDAPKEDTLAWAHAQMSEYARLMLETVPSDALGFVQKWITFQEQLSDLLPLIPVYSNVYYDFYTSDLMNYDIIRYITWGDAIVASSFYNVYQSMVDRGIDPTDTEDDFEILP; from the coding sequence ATGAGAAGATTGATTGCGATGCTTGCCGCGGGAATCCTGCTGTTCAGCGGGATATCCGCCTGCGCGCAGGCGCCTGCCCTTACGTATCCGGACAGGGATTATGAGGAGCTGGTTGTCGGCAACCCGACCCGGATGGACGGAAAGTTCTTTACCGGCATGTGGGGAAATGCCACCACCGATATTGACGTCCGGACGCTTGTTCACGCGTATTACCTGGTTGAATGGGGCTACGACAGCGGTTTCCTGAGAGCCAACCCGGTTGTCGCTTCAGCGCAGGGTGTTTTTGAGGATTCGAAGGGCATCAGGATTTACCGGTTCCAGCTGGCGGATGACCTGTATTACTCCGACGGAACCGAGATTACCGCCTGGGATTATGCTTTCTCCGTATTGTTCCAGGCGGCCCCTGAAATTGCCGAACTGGGCGGCTGCCCCATGGATTTGTCATACCTGGAGGGATATGAGGAATATATTTCCGGCGAAGTGTCTTATCTCTCCGGCGTCAGGGTGACCGATGACAGGATGATAGAGTTCCGCGTCAAACCGGAGGCGCTGCCGTATTTCTTTGAGATGTACCGGATGGGCTTCCTTCCGTATCCCATTCATGAAATCGCACCCGGCTGCAAGGTATATGATGACGGGCAAGGCATCTATATCGGCAACGAAGATCCGGATGTGAAGGAGAAGATCTTCTGCACGGAGCTGCTTGAGGCTACCGTTATGGATCCGGAAAACGGCTATCTGTCCCATCCGACGGTGGGCAGCGGACCCTATGTGCTGACATCCTGGGACGGGGAGACTTGTACATTTGAGATCAATCCCTATTTCAAGGGAAACGCGGAAGGCTTCAAACCCACGATTCCAAAGCTGCGTTTTACCCTGGCGAAGGATGAAGATATGATCGAAAAGCTGGAAGCGGATGAATTCCAGCTGCTGAATAAGGTTGTACGCCGGGATACAATCACGAAAGGGATCGAACTGGTTTCTTCCGGCAAAGGCTATACACTGACCAATTATCCCCGGATCGGCCTGTCGTTTATTGTCTTTACACCGGACAGGCCGGCTGTGCAGGAAAAGAACGTCCGCCAGGCGATCGCTTACTGCATGGACAAAAAAGCCCTGCAGAATGAATACACGTATCTGTACGGTATTCCAGTGGACGGCATGTTGGGCATCGGCCAGTGGATGTACGGCATGGTCAAGGGAACAGAGGACTATCCGGAAACCCTGCCGGATGATCCTACACCGGACGAAGAGGAAGCATATGATGCAAGAATTGAACAGTGGGAATCCCTTTCCCTGGATGGTGTGAAACACTATGAGCTGGACGTGGAAAGAGCCTCCAGGCTGCTGGATGCGGTCGGCTGGACGATGAACGAGAATGGCCAGCGGTTTGCTGCCGGACGGGATGATGTACGCTGCAAAAAGGTTCAGGGAGAACTGCTGAAGCTGGATTTGACCCTCGCTTATCCGGAAAGTAACGAGATGGCGGAAGCTATGGAAGCATGGTTTGTTGAACCCCTGAAACAGGCCGGAATTCGCCTGACACTTGTGCCCATGACAATGAATGACCTGGTGCATGCCTACCATGACCGGGATATTGAAGGCATCGACATGTTCTATGTGGCGGATGACTTCAACATTGAATTCGATCCACAGCTGTTCTTCCTGGCCGGAGATCCGGACGCGCCGAAGGAAGACACGCTGGCCTGGGCTCATGCGCAGATGTCGGAATATGCTCGTCTGATGCTGGAAACCGTGCCGAGCGACGCATTGGGCTTTGTACAGAAATGGATCACCTTCCAGGAACAGCTGAGCGACCTGCTGCCGCTGATCCCGGTATACTCCAACGTATACTATGATTTCTACACCAGCGACCTGATGAACTATGACATTATCCGGTACATCACCTGGGGCGACGCCATTGTCGCGTCCAGCTTCTATAACGTGTATCAGTCCATGGTGGACAGGGGAATCGATCCCACCGATACAGAGGACGATTTTGAAATATTACCGTAA
- a CDS encoding sugar ABC transporter permease: MRRDKIAHGWTLAKRNKGCYLFLAPYAILFITFFILPICTSIIYSFTYYNILEPARFIGLQNYTNLFLQDEIFLTSVKNTFVCAVIIGPVGYILSFLFAWFINELPKWLRAVAVIVFYIPSIGGAAFEVFNTIFRGDAYGWFNALLMEYGMINAPVLWLTDPRYMLTIVIIVSLWMSMGTGFLSFVAGFQGIDRSMYEAGYVDGVRNRWQELYHITLPSMKPMLLFGAVMSITSSFNVGAVPRALCGFPSTDYAARTVVTHLFDYGYTRFEMGYASAIAVILFVAMILCKKAITGLLGRVGT, translated from the coding sequence ATGAGGCGGGACAAAATCGCACACGGGTGGACGCTTGCAAAACGGAACAAGGGCTGCTACCTGTTCCTGGCTCCATACGCGATTCTGTTTATTACCTTCTTCATTCTGCCGATCTGCACATCGATCATTTACAGTTTTACTTACTACAACATCCTGGAACCTGCCCGTTTTATCGGACTGCAGAACTATACGAACCTGTTCCTGCAGGATGAAATATTCCTGACATCTGTCAAGAACACTTTCGTTTGCGCCGTCATTATTGGGCCGGTTGGATATATCCTTTCCTTCCTGTTTGCCTGGTTTATCAATGAACTGCCGAAATGGCTGCGGGCGGTGGCGGTTATCGTATTCTACATCCCCTCTATCGGCGGTGCTGCCTTCGAAGTGTTCAACACGATTTTCCGTGGCGACGCCTACGGATGGTTCAACGCCCTCCTGATGGAGTACGGTATGATCAACGCGCCGGTTCTGTGGCTGACCGATCCGCGGTACATGCTGACCATTGTTATCATCGTATCCCTGTGGATGAGCATGGGTACCGGCTTCCTGAGCTTTGTGGCCGGCTTCCAGGGCATTGACCGCAGCATGTATGAAGCCGGATATGTGGACGGTGTCCGGAACCGCTGGCAGGAGCTGTATCATATCACGCTGCCCAGCATGAAGCCCATGCTGCTGTTCGGCGCTGTTATGAGCATTACATCCTCCTTCAACGTCGGCGCCGTACCGCGGGCCCTGTGCGGATTCCCCTCCACAGACTATGCGGCCCGTACGGTTGTTACCCACCTGTTTGACTACGGATATACCCGCTTCGAAATGGGCTATGCCAGCGCCATTGCGGTGATCCTGTTCGTGGCGATGATTCTGTGCAAGAAAGCAATTACCGGATTGCTGGGAAGGGTGGGTACCTGA
- a CDS encoding YIP1 family protein — MSRAKSAETLSDAAAVSNRRKESRAEYKRALRYALYVITHPFDGFWDLTREHKGNLAAATTFLALFLITRVLKILCTSFQFFDAAVQHINVFEEMGSLLLPFLILCLANWAMTTLFEGKGRFKDIYIGMCYALVPYILIQLPMILVSNILTYEEGSLYSVMLSISVIWSVFLVFVGLMEIHDYGPGKTFIFIIVTIVGACVIIFLALVCLSLLSDAIGFFVSLYREAAYRLN; from the coding sequence ATGAGCAGAGCAAAATCCGCAGAAACGCTGAGTGATGCCGCAGCCGTCAGTAACAGACGGAAAGAATCCCGGGCAGAATACAAGCGTGCACTGAGGTATGCCCTTTACGTGATTACCCATCCCTTTGACGGATTCTGGGACCTGACCCGTGAGCATAAGGGGAACCTGGCCGCAGCCACCACATTCCTGGCGCTGTTCCTGATTACCCGTGTGCTGAAGATCCTGTGTACCAGTTTCCAGTTCTTTGACGCGGCTGTACAGCATATCAATGTATTTGAGGAAATGGGCTCCCTGCTGCTGCCCTTCCTGATTCTGTGTCTGGCCAACTGGGCGATGACAACCCTGTTTGAAGGAAAAGGCCGGTTCAAGGATATCTACATTGGTATGTGCTATGCGCTGGTGCCCTATATCCTGATTCAGCTTCCGATGATCCTGGTCAGCAACATACTGACCTATGAAGAGGGAAGTCTTTACAGCGTCATGCTTTCGATCAGCGTGATCTGGAGTGTGTTCCTCGTGTTTGTCGGTCTGATGGAGATTCATGACTACGGTCCCGGAAAAACCTTTATCTTCATTATTGTGACAATCGTAGGCGCCTGTGTAATCATTTTCCTGGCCCTTGTTTGCCTGAGCCTGCTGAGCGACGCGATCGGTTTCTTTGTGAGCCTGTACCGTGAAGCTGCTTACCGGCTGAATTAA
- a CDS encoding endo-1,4-beta-xylanase codes for MGKKLLVFLMILSLLGSCVSVLADDAVTVYTSDFSKDTDGWYGRGAQSARTAESTLKTTGRQSSWNSPGRDFDLVEGGKYNLSVEVKQDELDSANFMISIAHSVEGMETYENLAFGKAKKGEWTTLTGSYTAGHFDRSVLYVETTGADTLDFEIRAFTVTAPEGVPEPKPTEPPMVIEEADSMPSLKEIYADKFDFGSAAPQMVFRDPKWMNLMKEQFSILTPENEMKPDAVLDVNGSKALLKETGNETAVAVHFDAAKSLLRFAQSNGIKVHGHVLVWHSQTPEAFFHEGYDAKKPLVSREVMLGRMENYIKGVFEYLDANYPGVVVSWDVLNEAIDDGSNWLRNSNWKKIIGEDYPNFAYAYARKYAPEGTKLYYNDYNTAVGGKLRGIVKLLNTLIPEGNIDGYGFQMHHNVSFPSIQQIRTAVETIGALGLRLRVSELDVTVSNNSEASFKKQAKYYADVMKILIDHADQFEAVQVWGLTDMMSWRGSQFPLLFDGRGNPKPAFWAVADPENYQ; via the coding sequence ATGGGTAAAAAGCTTCTGGTTTTCCTGATGATTCTCTCCCTGCTGGGAAGTTGTGTTTCCGTACTGGCGGATGACGCGGTAACTGTCTATACATCTGATTTCAGCAAGGATACTGACGGATGGTACGGCCGTGGAGCGCAGTCTGCCAGGACCGCCGAAAGCACGCTGAAAACCACCGGACGGCAGAGCAGCTGGAATTCCCCGGGACGGGATTTCGACCTGGTGGAGGGCGGCAAATATAACCTGAGCGTTGAAGTGAAGCAGGATGAGCTGGACAGCGCAAATTTCATGATCTCCATTGCCCACAGCGTGGAAGGAATGGAAACCTATGAGAACCTGGCTTTCGGCAAGGCGAAAAAGGGCGAATGGACCACCCTGACAGGCAGTTACACTGCCGGTCACTTTGACCGCAGCGTACTGTATGTGGAGACCACCGGTGCCGATACGCTGGACTTTGAAATCCGCGCTTTTACGGTTACCGCGCCGGAAGGCGTACCGGAACCCAAGCCGACGGAGCCCCCTATGGTGATCGAAGAAGCGGACAGCATGCCGAGCCTGAAGGAAATCTACGCGGACAAGTTTGATTTCGGCTCTGCCGCACCTCAGATGGTATTCCGTGATCCGAAATGGATGAACCTGATGAAGGAACAGTTCAGCATCCTGACGCCGGAAAACGAAATGAAGCCGGATGCGGTTCTGGATGTGAACGGAAGCAAGGCGCTGCTGAAGGAAACCGGGAATGAAACAGCGGTGGCAGTTCATTTTGACGCGGCCAAGTCGCTGCTGCGGTTTGCACAAAGCAACGGAATTAAAGTCCATGGTCATGTACTGGTCTGGCACAGCCAGACGCCCGAAGCGTTTTTCCATGAGGGCTATGACGCCAAGAAGCCGCTGGTGAGCCGGGAAGTAATGCTGGGCCGGATGGAGAACTATATCAAGGGCGTTTTTGAATACCTTGACGCGAACTATCCGGGCGTGGTCGTTTCCTGGGACGTGCTGAACGAGGCGATTGACGACGGCAGCAACTGGCTGCGGAACAGCAACTGGAAAAAGATCATCGGTGAGGATTATCCGAACTTCGCCTATGCATACGCCCGGAAATATGCTCCGGAAGGCACGAAGCTCTACTATAACGATTACAATACCGCTGTCGGGGGCAAGCTTCGGGGCATTGTGAAGCTGCTGAACACCCTGATTCCGGAAGGAAACATTGACGGTTATGGATTCCAGATGCATCACAATGTTTCTTTCCCCTCTATCCAGCAGATCAGGACGGCGGTGGAAACTATCGGCGCGCTGGGACTGCGGCTTCGGGTAAGTGAGCTGGACGTGACGGTAAGCAATAACAGTGAAGCTTCCTTTAAGAAACAGGCAAAGTATTATGCGGACGTCATGAAAATACTCATTGATCACGCGGATCAGTTTGAGGCGGTCCAGGTATGGGGACTGACGGATATGATGAGCTGGCGGGGAAGCCAGTTTCCGCTGCTGTTTGACGGCAGGGGAAATCCGAAACCCGCGTTCTGGGCGGTCGCTGATCCGGAAAACTACCAGTAA
- a CDS encoding carbohydrate ABC transporter permease: MDKNWADKPVKVKTRGDILHEQAERLGQKIEVPKKHLIVRRHPNRSITGDVIIYLLLALVAVAMLFPLVFLLGSSLKPLDELFRFPPPVWPTRPTMDNFSDLFVTMGQSWVPFSRYLVNTIFITVVGTFGHLVIAGMAAFVLAKYDFPGGRLFFLLATTFLMFASGVVTDIPNYLIMRRLGLVDTYWALILPAFAAPIGLFLMKQFMEGLPTALIEAATIDGAGRFRVFWSIVMPNVKPAWLTMIIFSVQSLWNNPAGTIIYSEAKKPLVYALQQIQGGAVVNIARTGQVAAANVIIVAVPVLIFIFSQSRILETMASSGIKD; this comes from the coding sequence ATGGATAAAAACTGGGCAGATAAGCCTGTGAAGGTCAAAACGCGGGGCGATATCCTGCATGAGCAGGCGGAACGGCTGGGCCAGAAGATTGAGGTGCCGAAGAAGCACCTGATTGTCCGGCGGCATCCCAACCGGTCTATTACGGGCGACGTGATCATTTACCTGCTGCTTGCCCTGGTTGCGGTTGCCATGCTGTTCCCGCTGGTATTCCTGCTGGGATCCAGTCTGAAACCCCTGGATGAACTTTTCCGGTTCCCGCCGCCCGTGTGGCCCACCCGTCCGACGATGGACAACTTCTCCGACCTGTTCGTGACGATGGGACAGAGCTGGGTGCCCTTCAGCAGATATCTGGTGAATACCATCTTCATTACCGTGGTTGGTACTTTCGGACATCTGGTGATTGCCGGCATGGCGGCTTTCGTGCTGGCCAAATATGATTTCCCGGGCGGACGGCTGTTCTTCCTGCTGGCCACCACTTTCCTGATGTTCGCTTCCGGTGTGGTTACGGACATCCCCAATTACCTGATTATGAGACGGCTGGGCCTGGTAGATACCTATTGGGCTCTGATCCTGCCTGCGTTTGCCGCGCCGATCGGTCTGTTCCTGATGAAACAGTTCATGGAAGGACTGCCTACAGCTCTGATTGAAGCGGCGACCATTGACGGTGCCGGACGGTTCCGGGTTTTCTGGAGCATTGTGATGCCCAACGTGAAACCGGCCTGGCTGACGATGATCATCTTCAGCGTACAGTCCCTGTGGAACAACCCGGCAGGAACCATCATCTATTCCGAGGCGAAAAAACCGCTGGTATACGCACTGCAGCAAATCCAGGGCGGCGCGGTGGTCAACATCGCCCGTACAGGCCAGGTGGCCGCGGCCAATGTGATTATCGTCGCGGTTCCGGTGCTCATCTTCATTTTCAGCCAGAGCCGGATCCTGGAGACCATGGCCTCCTCCGGCATCAAGGACTAA